The segment ATGGCGAGGGCCGTGTGATCGCGGCGGTGAATGTGACCGTTCATGCTGCGGAGACGTCGGTGGAGACACTGGTCGAGGAGCATTTGCCGCGGTTGCTGCGGACTGCGGCTGATATCAGTCATGACTGGTCGTTGACCGCCAGAATCCCCGCCGTAACGGTCTGACCTTCTTGTTCAGCTGACGTCTACGGTCGTCTCCGGCCCGTTTCGGCAGCGTTGGCGGTCAGCCCGGGTTGTCCGGCTGACGCCCAGTGTTGGTTGCGGGCTGCTGGAACTGCTCTGCGTGCTGGGTGGGGGCCTTCTCCGCGGCGGAAATGGGTGTCGGCCCGGATGGTCGGCGGTGGCCTGGTCGGAGAGGCTGAAGAGGCGCCGGGCCGGTTCGGCCCGGCGCACCAGCCTTTCCGTTTGTCCGCTTGTGTTGCTTTGTTGCTTTGTTGCTTCGTTGCTTCGTTGCTTCGTTGCTTCGTTGCTTCGTTGCTTGTTTGCTTGTTTGCTTCGTTTCCGCTTTCGCTGAGCTTTGATCGGAACCAACGTCATGACCGTCGAACGCACCGCCCTTCCGGGCGTCGGAGTCGCCCACGCCACCACCACCCGCGCGAGCCAGCGGGCCGGCGTCGTATGCCACCTCGACGGGCGCCGTGAGATCGTCCTCTACGACCCGGAGGACCGCGAGCGGGCCCTGTGCCTGCTCGTCCTCGAACCGGACGAAGCCCACTGGATGGCCGACCTGCTCACCGCCACCGTGACCGTCGACCATCTGACCGACCTGGAACAGCAGCTCACCGGCGTGATCGCGGCCCGCATCCGGCTGCCGGCGGGCTCACCCTACGACGGGCGGCCGCTGGGCGAGACGCGGGCACGCAGCCGCACCGGGGTGTCGATCGTCGCGGTGATCCGTGCCGGCCAGGTCATCCCCGGCCCGGAACCGGACTTCGTCCTGTACCGCGACGACCTGCTGGCGGTGGTCGGCACCCCGGGCGGAGTCACCGCCTTGACCGGCCTTCTCACCTGAGCGGCCGCGTTTTCGCTGCTCGTCGTCGCGGTCACAAAAATGTCGTACCCCAGGTCTAACTTGAGCGATGAGTTCAAGAGAGTCGGATGGTCTTACCAGTCGAGAGCATCGTTCGAGGAGGGGTTCACGATGGCGACAACGACCACGATCCTGACCGCGGGCCGCGCGGAGGCCCTGTTCACCAGCCACCTGCCCACCGGCAGCCGCCCCGCCCACGACGTCGTCGAGGACGCGATCCGCGTCGCGGTGCGCTCCCACGGCGGTGTCCGCGGATGCGCCGGCGACGTCGCCGCCGAATACGGCGACCATCCCGACCTGGCAGCGCCACGCATGCGCTGGGCGCTGGAGGTGGTCCGCGATCTGTACCCGGCTCGCCGCTCCCACAGCGGCTGGGCTCTCGTCGCCTGACCGGCCGCCGGCATCCCGCGGCTCCTTGAGCCGTGATCGGCAGCAAACGGGGGAAGCGGCTAGGAACGGCCGGGATTGCAGGAGACGGCTGAGGTCGGCGAGACACGGTCGGGTCTGGTCTCACGCGGCCGGAACCGGAGCGACGCGGCCAGCCGCGCTGGTGGAACCGGAGCGACGCGGCC is part of the Actinoplanes sp. NBC_00393 genome and harbors:
- a CDS encoding cation:proton antiporter regulatory subunit, with protein sequence MTVERTALPGVGVAHATTTRASQRAGVVCHLDGRREIVLYDPEDRERALCLLVLEPDEAHWMADLLTATVTVDHLTDLEQQLTGVIAARIRLPAGSPYDGRPLGETRARSRTGVSIVAVIRAGQVIPGPEPDFVLYRDDLLAVVGTPGGVTALTGLLT